A part of Podarcis muralis chromosome 13, rPodMur119.hap1.1, whole genome shotgun sequence genomic DNA contains:
- the LOC114583085 gene encoding vomeronasal type-2 receptor 26-like, with product MERSLGDSGQRAISMMMMMMMTMMTHSNAIKSNEDSVSAYTVATVTCALAISRLNYCNTLHKKLPLKMVQRLQLMQNAPPRTESKAHPPTCSVNDPLQIPHEYYEQGDLIIGGISSQFFSFFNTITFDVHPNAMFVGDSLVVTKYYQYVLAFVYAVKEINENPRILPNVTLGFHIYDSYFNEKLTFQTTLNLLFSQKSAVPNYKCGTQKNLIAAIGGLDAETSLYMATILGTYKIPQVSYYLFGPSLSSKIQFPFIYRVVPNEEYQYIGIVQLLLHFEWTWVGIITLDDDKGENFVGRLMPRLSQSGICTAFTDKMPPLTDFSEMHEVYMKAENISHFFKNNSVNAIVVYAETHSTLGLKYMLVQADDTAESLGRVWILTAQWDFPALQFHRNWDLEVFQGALSFAVHSTEIREFKKFLLTLNPHSPTGDDFIQDFWEQAFDCVFLDSPVDGENDGTCTGKEKLESLSGPFFEMSMTPQSYSIYNAVYVIAHALHTMYSMKSKPRPNPQPWQIHPFLKRISFNNSAGDQLSLDGKGELESGFDIINWVTFPNKSFSRVKVGKMDPWAFSGREFMISEEIITWHNKFKQMSPASVCNDKCSPGSIRKKKDGKPFCCYDCDPCPEEMISVALDSDKCIRCPADQYPNKHQDGCLPKILNFLSYEEALSIILVFLALSFSVITALVLGIFIKYKNTPIVKANNRSLTYTLLVALLLCFLCSLLFIGRPQIATCLLRQTTFGIIFSVAVSSVLAKTTTVVLAFMATRPGSRVRNWVGKKLATSIVLSCSLIQGAICTVWLCTAPPFPDLDMDSLSKEIVVECNEGSASMFYCVLGYMGFLALVSFIVAFFARTLPSTFNEAKFITFSMLVFCSVWVSFVPTYLSTKGKYMMVVEIFSILASSVGLLGCIFFPKCYIIALRPELNSKEHLTRRNN from the exons ATGGAGAGGTCATTAGGAGATTCAGGGCAACGTGCCAtcagtatgatgatgatgatgatgatgacgatgatgacacACAG CAACGCTATAAAATCCAATGAAGACAGTGTTTCTGCATATACAGTAGCTACAGTGACCTGTGCTCTAGCAATCTCCAGACTGAACTATTGTAATACCCTTCATAAGAAGCTGCCCTTAAAGATGGTCCAGAGGTTGCAACTAATGCAGAATGCACCTCCCAGA ACTGAGAGCAAGGCACATCCTCCTACTTGCAGTGTGAACGATCCCCTACAGATCCCACATGAGTATTATGAGCAGGGTGACCTCATCATTGGTGGTATCTCTTCTCAGTTCTTCTCTTTCTTTAACACTATAACTTTTGATGTACACCCCAATGCAATGTTTGTTGGAGATTCTCT TGTAGTGACAAAATACTACCAGTATGTCCTGGCCTTCGTGTATGCAGTTAAGGAGATCAACGAGAATCCCAGGATTTTACCAAATGTTACATTgggattccacatctatgacagctacttCAATGAAAAGTTGACATTTCAAACCACTCTGAACCTTCTTTTTAGCCAGAAAAGTGCAGTCCCCAACTACAAGTGTGGCACACAGAAGAATCTGATAGCTGCCATTGGAGGACTTGATGCTGAAACCTCACTTTACATGGCTACCATCTTAGGCACCTATAAGATTCCTCAG GTCTCTTACTATTTATTTGGTCCTTCTCTGAGTTCTAAGATCCAGTTCCCTTTCATCTACCGGGTGGTCCCCAATGAAGAGTATCAGTACATTGGAATCGTTCAATTACTTCTGCATTTCGAGTGGACATGGGTTGGGATCATTACACTGGATGATGATAAAGGAGAAAATTTTGTGGGAAGGTTGATGCCAAGACTTTCACAGAGTGGTATCTGTACAGCATTCACTGACAAAATGCCTCCCTTGACAGACTTCTCTGAAATGCATGAAGTGTACATGAAGGCAGAGaatatttctcattttttcaagaACAACTCAGTCAATGCAATTGTTGTATATGCAGAAACTCACTCCACATTGGGTTTGAAATACATGCTAGTACAAGCAGACGATACGGCAGAGTCTCTAGGCAGAGTTTGGATTCTGACAGCGCAGTGGGACTTCCCAGCACTGCAGTTTCATAGGAACTGGGACTTAGAAGTCTTCCAAGGAGCGTTGTCTTTTGCGGTTCACTCCACTGAGATACGAGAATTCAAAAAATTCCTTCTGACCTTAAATCCCCACTCACCCACTGGAGATGATTTCATCCAAGATTTCTGGGAACAAGCTTTTGACTGTGTATTTTTAGATTCCCCTGTGGATGGGGAGAACGATGGAACCTGCACTGGGAAGGAGAAGCTGGAGAGTCTTTCTGgaccattttttgaaatgagcatgactccCCAAAGCTACAGTATATACAATGCTGTTTATGTCATAGCACATGCTTTACACACCATGTACTCAATGAAGTCCAAGCCCAGACCAAACCCGCAACCATGGCAG ATTCATCCTTTCCTGAAGAGAatctcatttaacaacagtgctggggaccAGTTGTCTTTGGATGGGAAAGGTGAATTAGAAAGTGGATTTGATATTATAAATTGGGTTACTTTCCCTAACAAATCCTTTTCAAGGGTGAAAGTGGGAAAGATGGATCCATGGGCTTTTTCAGGCAGAGAGTTCATGATTAGTGAGGAGATCATCACATGGCACAACAAGTTTAAGCAG ATGTCACCCGCTTCAGTGTGCAATGACAAATGCAGCCCAGGTTCTATTAGGAAAAAGAAAGATGGGAAACCATTCTGTTGCTATGATTGCGATCCATGTCCAGAAGAGATGATTTCTGTGGCCTTGG ACAGCGACAAGTGCATCAGATGCCCAGCAGATCAGTATCCAAATAAACACCAAGATGGATGCCTTCCCAAGATTTTAAACTTTCTGTCTTATGAGGAAGCTTTGAGCATCATTTTAGTTTTCTTGGCACTTTCGTTTTCTGTGATCACAGCTTTGGTACTCGGGATATTCATTAAATACAAAAACACCCCcatcgtcaaagccaacaatcgaAGTCTCACCTACACTCTACTGGTtgctctcctgctctgcttcctctgttcATTGCTGTTCATTGGGAGACCTCAGATAGCAACCTGCCTGCTACGACAAACAacctttggcatcatcttctctgtggctgtttcttctgtgttggcaaaaacGACCACtgtggttttggcattcatggctacAAGGCCAGGATCCAGAGTAAGGAACTGGGTGGGGAAAAAACTGGCAACTTCCATTGTTCTCTCCTGTTCTCTCATTCAAGGAGCTATTTGTACTGTGTGGCTCTGTACTGCTCCTCCTTTCCCAGATTTGGACATGGACTCTTTGTCTAAAGAAATTGTGGttgaatgtaatgaagggtctgcctctatgttttactgtgttctgGGATACATGGGATTCCTGGCTCTTGTCAGCTTCATTGTGGCTTTCTTTGCTAGGACATTGCCCAGCACTTTTAATGaggccaagttcatcactttcagcatgttggtgttttgcagtgtgtgggtCTCTTTTGTTCCAACTTACCTGAGCACAAAGGGAAAATACATGATGGTGGTTgaaatcttctccatcttggcctcaagTGTTGGATTGTTGGGTTGTATCTTCTTCCCCAAATGTTATATCATTGCTCTAAGGCCTGAGTTGAACAGCAAGGAGCACTTAACAAGGAGAAATAACTAA
- the LOC114583086 gene encoding olfactory receptor 5AP2-like has translation MKVNHTVFTEFILLGLSSDPAQQKLLFSLVLLIYLLTLVGNLAIMTLICVDRCLQTPMYFLLGNLSFIEICYTSSTVPKMLWNLMSGDRTISFTGCALQMYFFVTLGGTECVLLSAMAYDRYAAICHPLRYTVLMSQPTCKGLLTVSWTVGNFNSIINTALVFSLDFCNSNQIEHFFCDIPPLLHLSCSDTRLSKLVTFTVSGCGITMSFFLTLLSYIFIVFTVLKIRTSQGRIKAFSTCASHLTVVSIFYGTIIFTYLTPSSSHSTEQEQLVSVLYAIITPLLNPLIYSFRNKDVQSALRRLFGTNT, from the coding sequence ATGAAAGTGAACCACACGGTTTTCACAGAGTTCATCCTCCTGGGCTTATCCAGTGATCCAGCCCAACAGAAACTTCTTTTTTCCTTAGTACTTTTAATCTATCTGCTAACTTTAGTAGGAAATCTAGCCATCATGACTTTGATTTGTGTGGACCGGTGCCTCCAGACACCCATGTACTTCCTCCTCGGCAACCTTTCATTCATTGAGATCTGCTACACTTCTTCCACTGTCCCAAAGATGCTCTGGAACCTCATGTCAGGAGACAGGACCATCTCCTTCACTGGCTGTGCTCTCCAGATGTATTTCTTTGTCACTTTAGGAGGCACAGAGTGTGTACTCCTCTCAGCCATGGCGTATGACCGTTACGCAGCCATCTGCCACCCGTTGCGCTACACCGTGCTGATGAGCCAGCCAACCTGTAAAGGATTGCTAACAGTTTCATGGACTGTTGGCAACTTCAACTCTATCATCAACACAGCCTTGGTTTTCTCCCTTGACTTCTGTAATTCAAACCAAATAGAGCACTTTTTCTGTGACATTCCTCCCCTTTTGCACCTCTCCTGCTCTGACACAAGACTGAGCAAACTGGTGACCTTTACAGTCTCTGGATGTGGCATTACCATGTCCTTCTTCCTAACTCTACTCTCCTACATCTTCATTGTCTTCACTGTGCTCAAAATACGTACATCTCAGGGTCGGATCAAAGCTTTCTCCACCTGTGCATCCCACCTCACTGTGGTGAGCATCTTCTATGGAACCATCATCTTCACTTACCTAACTCCATCCTCCAGCCATTCCACTGAACAGGAGCAGCTGGTCTCTGTGCTCTATGCCATCATCACCCCTCTGCTGAATCCTCTAATCTACAGCTTCAGGAACAAGGATGTGCAAAGTGCTCTTCGTAGACTGTTTGGAACAAACACATAG
- the LOC114582186 gene encoding olfactory receptor 5AP2-like, whose protein sequence is MTLPSQMILNETAVTEFILLGLSDNPEIQVLLFGIFLVIYLVALFGNILIFLIISLDNRLHNPMYFFLANLSVVDIGYTTSTVPKMLMNYLSQDKSISLAGCFSQMYFFISFGGIECLLLGVMAYDRYAAICHPLHYSVLMSRKVCAWLAAAAWILGLSNSGVHSGLMSHLSFCRDNVIQHFFCDIPPLFQLSCSDTQVNQIATFVVGGGVIMGSFLVTLVSYVYIVLTILRIRTKEGRLKAFSTCASHLTVVNIYFGTIIFTYIRPNSTYSQEQDRALPVLYGILTPMLNPIIYSLRNKDVQGAFRKVMQRT, encoded by the coding sequence ATGACACTGCCATCACAGATGATCCTGAATGAAACAGCCGTCACAGAATTTATCCTCCTAGGACTCTCTGACAATCCTGAGATTCAGGTCCTTCTCTTTGGCATCTTTCTTGTAATTTATCTGGTGGCTCTTTTtggaaacattttaatttttctcaTAATCAGTTTGGACAACAGACTTCACAACCCCATGTATTTCTTTCTGGCCAATCTTTCTGTAGTGGACATTGGCTACACAACCTCCACAGTCcctaagatgctgatgaattaCCTCTCTCAGGACAAGAGTATTTCCCTAGCTGGCTGCTTCTCTCAGATGTACTTCTTCATCTCCTTTGGTGGCATCGAGTGCCTTCTGCTGGGTGTCATGGCATATGACCGCTACGCAGCCATATGCCACCCACTGCACTATAGTGTGCTCATGAGCCGAAAAGTGTGTGCCTGGCTCGCAGCAGCTGCTTGGATCCTTGGCTTGTCTAACTCAGGTGTGCACTCGGGCCTGATGTCCCATTTGTCCTTCTGTCGGGACAATGTCATCCAGCACTTTTTCTGTGACATCCCACCCCTATTCCAGCTCTCCTGTTCTGACACTCAGGTCAATCAGATTGCTACTTTTGTGGTGGGTGGAGGTGTGATCATGGGTTCCTTCCTGGTTACTCTGGTGTCTTATGTCTACATAGTCTTGACCATCCTAAGGATCCGCACCAAAGAAGGGCGGCTCAAGGCATTTTCCACCTGTGCTTCACACTTGACTGTAGTCAACATTTATTTTGGTACCATCATCTTCACATACATCCGTCCCAACTCCACTTACTCCCAGGAGCAGGACCGGGCATTGCCTGTGCTCTATGGGATCCTCACCCCAATGCTTAATCCAATCATCTACAGCTTGAGAAACAAGGATGTGCAAGGGGCTTTCCGAAAAGTCATGCAAAGGACTTGA
- the LOC114582216 gene encoding olfactory receptor 5F1-like, producing MGRQNTTSVTEFILMGFSIDVKNQVLLFALGLSAYLLTLSGNLAIIVLIRVDQSLHTPMYFLLGNLSFIEICYTSTTVPKMLWDLLLGDKKISFVGCALQMYFFVTLGGTECVLLSAMAYDRYAAICHPLRYTLLMSPPVRRSLLAVSWAVGNFNSMVNTAMVFSLNFCHSHEIDHFFCDIPPLLHISCSDTFVSQLITFTISGCVIIMPFCLTLLSYALIVSSVLKIRTAHGRIKAFSTCASHLTVVSIFFGTIIYTYIRPSSTHSMEQDRLVSVLYAIITPMLNPLIYSFRNKEVQGALQRALGKNR from the coding sequence ATGGGAAGACAGAATACAACAAGTGTCACAGAGTTTATCCTCATGGGATTCTCTATTGATGTGAAGAATCAGGTGCTTCTCTTTGCCTTAGGACTTTCAGCCTATCTATTGACTTTGTCGGGGAATCTGGCCATCATTGTATTAATTCGTGTGGACCAGAGCCTCCACACACCCATGTACTTCCTCCTGGGAAACCTCTCTTTTATTGAGATCTGCTACACTTCCACCACAGTCCCCAAGATGCTGTGGGATCTCTTGTTGGGAGACAAGAAAATCTCCTTTGTAGGATGTGCACTGCAGATGTATTTCTTTGTCACATTGGGGGGCACAGAGTGTGTGCTCCTCTCAGCCATGGCATATGACCGCTATGCAGCTATCTGCCACCCATTGCGCTACACTCTGCTCATGAGCCCACCAGTACGTAGGAGTCTGCTGGCAGTTTCATGGGCTGTTGGCAACTTCAATTCCATGGTCAACACAGCAATGGTCTTTTCCTTAAATTTCTGCCACTCCCATGAGATTGACCACTTCTTCTGTGACATACCCCCCCTTCTGCACATCTCTTGTTCTGACACATTTGTCAGCCAGCTCATAACCTTCACCATCTCTGGGTGTGTTATCATTATGCCATTCTGCCTGACCCTTCTCTCCTATGCCTTGATTGTCTCCTCAGTGCTCAAAATCCGCACAGCTCATGGTAGAATCAAGGCATTTTCCACCTGTGCTTCCCACCTCACTGTGGTGAGCATCTTCTTTGGTACTATCATTTACACCTACATACGGCCCTCCTCCACTCATTCTATGGAACAGGACCGCCTAGTTTCTGTGCTGTATGCCATCATCACTCCCATGCTCAACCCCCTGATCTATAGCTTCAGGAACAAGGAAGTGCAGGGAGCACTTCAGAGAGCACTTGGGAAGAACAGATGA